From Palaemon carinicauda isolate YSFRI2023 chromosome 41, ASM3689809v2, whole genome shotgun sequence:
GAAGTAGTATCTGAAAATACAAGCCACAAATATGTTGTTCTTGGGCATAATGAATATAATGAAGGAACTGTGCAAGAGAAACATTATAAACACAGAGTTGCAGATAATTTAGACCAGATGCAAAATGGTAAAGTAAACAACTATCTTCAGGGCACTGCTGATAGCGAGCAACAGGCCCAAGATTACTCGACAAGGAAAAGACAACAAATTTCGAATAGAAATTCATCAAGTAACCCACTAAAGAGACCAAACTCAGATGTACCCGATGAGCCACAGGGTTCAAAATATACCGAGGAAAAGGTGCATAGAAATGAGAACCTTCATAAGAACCGTAAGGAAAAATGTGAACAGCATCCAGAAATAGCACAGGAAACCCTTAAGAAATCAACATATTTGAGCCCAACAAAGACCACCATTGATCCATGTGGAATTGAACAGAAATTTTATGGTGAAATTAACGAGAAAGTTTCCCCGAAATCGATTATTTTCCTAGGAGCTTCAGGAAGTGGGAAGACAATGCTGATCAACTTTATAGCTAATTATTATATGGGTAAAAAAAAAGCAGACGATGCTCTGATCCATGTGGAAACTACTTCGCAGACCACGGGTATCACGGCATATACATTCTATTCCAGCGAAAGTGAAACGGCACTCACTGTCATAGACACGCCTGGGCTCAACGACTCGTCTGGTGCAGAAGTCAGGGATCACGTACAGACACTCAAAACTTTCCTGGCAAATGTTTCATCAAAAGGCTTTGACATCCATGCCATTGGATTTGTTGTTCAGGCTCACCTTGTTCGCCTTACATCTTCTGAGCGTTTGGTGATGGACTATGTGTCAACCATATTTGGTCAAAGGGTTTCTGAGCACTTACTTACATTAGTGACCTTTGCTGACAATCAGGATACTCCTCCAGTGATAGAAGCCATGGCCAATTATGGCGTAAAATTCAAACTTTTTATGAAGTTCAACAATTCGACTCTGAGCAACAATGAAGCAGACGAGATTGATGACTTAGACAGGGCATACTGGAAAGTTTGCTGGAAGAATTGGAAGAAGTGTTTGAAAACTCTGAATGCTTTACCACCTTTGTCAGTTAATACAATGAAAGCAGTACAAAATGAGGTTTTTGCTAACACGGTGAATGAATCTGCAGAAAAGGAGTTATCAGGGGAGCTTTACAATTTCATGAGTGCCTGTAAAAAGGAAAATGGCATTTCTAAGACGTCTTTACAAATCTGTGAGCAAATATGGGAGCTGGTAGCAGTTTCCCATCAAGTGAAACATAAACAATTAGCTGGAGCTGTTAGTCGTAATGACATACTAATCAATTTTGCTGTTGATGTGTGTAAAAAGCTTAGTATTCCTTCAGATCGGTATATCTACCTCCTGTCTCTTGCTCCTACAGGATCTCTAGTGATTAGTGGATCTGAAATAATACGTACTATGGAACTGCTGGTAAAGAAGGGTCAATCTGATTCGGAAAGAGTGTGCAAAAGTCTCGCTGAGTGGTCATACTGCACTATTTGCAAAAAAGAACATAGAATGGAAATGTATGAGAAAAACCGTGTACAAAAGAAAATTCAAGGGAACATACTTtgtctcaaatgtaaacaatgctCTTGTGAGGGAGAATATCATCATGAGATTCCGATACAATCTCCTTTTAGCCAAAATACTTTGTTGAAACACACTATGAAATGCATCCGAGATATCCTAGAGAGATACTCACTTCCTGGATTTATTGTGCCAGAAAAAGTGTTCCTGAAGCATCTGGATGAACATCTTGAATATAGATATTCCCATTTTATACAAGAACTGCTAAAGatgtagaacttgaaaagttacTTGGATAAAAAACAGGGTGGGGATATTTGATATCTGTAGCAGAATTTCAAGAATACTtcaaatataggaaaaataaagcttttgtaTTTAGTAAGTTTCATATTTGTGTAAGGGAATAAAGTTGATGtataaggtgtgtgtgtatataggcccACCATTTTGTAACTTATCATCAGTATCTTCATGAATTGAAGCTGTGAAATCGTGAAGGCATAGGCCCACACGTCTAGCAGTACAAACGAGAGATTATCTTCGTCTTTCTTTTCGAGAATTTTTACATATTTTAGGTGAAAATAATGAATCTTTTAGGTTTTCATTTTGGCTGTAGGAAGCAAAACAAAATGAGGTAATGTGTGCAACATGACTACAACGGTCTAGACTTTTCTGAAAGCTCATTACGTGCTTCTGAGAAATCAATCCTTCTGAAAATTTAACAGCCCACATGCAACAGCTGGCAGGAGAACTGTTAAACTTACCCCATGTGTGTACATAGCCAACCAAACTTCCAAACCTAattcggtgccggtttagtatgtggcctacctttcgaatatggcctacgaaattctatctgttttagtatgtggccttacctaacctaacctaacaagccaggtaggccacatactaaatcagaataaaaaaggtaggccacatactaaatcagaataaaaaaggtaggccacatactaaaccggcacacaTAATACTTTATATCGTATGTACAATAGGACGCAGGAATTCCAAGTACACATCATTCTGAGgtagtgcacccagccacactatTACTGAGAGGAGAGTTCCTGTGTTTGGTCCTCCCCATTACCTTTCCCAGCTCTGtctacactatctatttggttactcgctgcgaagTAGAGGTGTGACAGGGTATAGTACACTTCTTCGGAGAAatgtgtaccagggactcctgttatcaaatatttttataatttagattTTCAACATCATATCCTCATTATTGAAATGTGATTCTATCGAGCAGCCAATATATAGTACTGCAGTGTTGATGAAGAATCATTAAAAAATGGTTTgaaacgtgtcgacaccaaatattaaatggaaaaacataAATGCAGTTGTCTGTTGATCCTAAAGTCTAACTAAAGCTCAATTTAGTTTATTTGGAGAGTTGTCTTCTATTCTTGTATACCTCTAAcgctatatgtatataatttcatcTTCCTCATTTCTGCTTTCCTAAAACTAAACaacctagtttagcttttcgggcCCTTAAAATTAAAACATCTTTACTGGATCTTGTTGGCTTTTTGGCACGATGAAATCTTTCTTACACATTAGACGCAATCCAtcagaatttcaaattgaaatggtcaatatACTAGCTACAGATGAGGAAGAACGGATGGTAGATTTATGAAGAGCGATAATGCCCCCCAAAAAATCCTATTTATTGATCTTGTCAGGGACGCAGAAATTCTTAACGAGGTGGATGACTATGGGAGGCAGGTGATTGCTGAAGCAGTGTCCATTGGAATGTAACAGCCTGTTTCGAACATTCAAATTTCCTCTGactatatttcccccccccccccccctccagcagGAAGACATTCTGCACCATGTTTCCAGGACAAGTCCTGGAGCCTTGAGGGGCTGTGTTGGGAATCTTGATTTTCTCCAGCACAGTCTCTCTGGAGTACcagctatttatttcttttttctgtatCAAGGATCCAGATGTCTTCAGTAATATTTCATGAGTTTTTGTGaggaatattttcaaattttcattttatttcaggtGTTTTGATGTATTTagatttattttactttcttttgtaGGAGTGCACTGCCATTGTAGCCTATGTGGGCAGTGATTTCTATGTAAatatgccctgatgaaagccattagttattggctgaaacagctgtcagtAAGAATTCAATAAATGGAGCAATACAGTAACAACTTCAGTCTTTTCATTTAAAATTATATCCAACAAGAAAAATGAAAGatgcagaaaactagaaaagtgtcgCCTCAGAATAGTTGATGCcacaagtgctttagcatttaatttatatatatatatatatatatatatatatatatatatatatatatatatatatatatatatatatatatatatatatatatatatgtgtgtgtgtgtgtgtatatatatatatatatatatatatatatatatatatatatatatatacatatatatatatatatatatatatatatatatatatatatatatatatatatacatatatatatatatatatatatatatatatatatatatatatatatatataccaactaaaCTCAGAAGCTGGACAAAGACTCCACAAGTAAGTCATACAAAAGGCACCAGAACTCAATAAGCATCCAGCATACTGTATATCAAATTTCAATAGAACAGCGAGACTTGTAGAACAACCGATATACATAGTAGTATCAAAACAACgggatatatatatcaatataatcctTTATATTGTTACACTAACTAATTTGATTACGAATAGTTTAATATTGGTtagatattaaaaatgaaaaataagcctTGATATAGTCTCATTTATCATTTCAGTCAGGTAAGCAAACTATATTTAAGGAAACTTCTATAAATAACTTGCAGGAGGGTAGGACAACTTAAAAAAGATATAGAAAgcagaaaaaaatcttatccaagaactgtggaaaataagaaaaaaaaaaataagaaaacaagacatcaagtgacaaacggcaataccatataaagaaaagaatagaggagccgttgcaaaggcttATCCTCAAAGTACAAATACAAGTGATAAAAGACCCAAGAATCAGggtctgtggagaattttttaatggttatgttctgagtgggaacttagtccgggaaagtctccttataacagttacataaagttcaacaggggaggatatgagcacttactctcggggcacaaacaccctgctaatactttactgtcacaattcacaaaccaacactctaaatacaaaagggggaaattttactgtccagaggccgaagcactccacacgtaggattaacaataatttatggcctactctagctttgtcaggtctatagtcatctcattctcaggctctgttccggctccgtcccagctaccccaatgaaatgctggacagttattttacgttaatgtaaggtagacaaaatccaaaatgggagcagtgatgtaaagtagtttaaaagtttaaagataaggatctttaccttcgaagcaaatatattaaggcaaagtacctcgctgttaccacctatagacttactctttaaatattgggtattttgtcccgtaatcaactattcatttcacacattaaaataaatgagggagcaaaaatactaaggaggtttgattaacctaatattgatttattcacaaatttacattgaaacaaaacggacatcttaacaaaatggaatcataaaaatgcaattcaaataatgaaaatgatgggttagacacgtggtctgcaacaatcaaaatcaaaatagggtctggcacgtggcccacgtgacccagagactatgctagtctccaagcaagaaataataatggaaaaatatttacacacaatcccaccgcacacagtccgaatagtgtaattagccaggtaccctatcaagttaaaattagtctaagctaataaaaaatggggaaaaactaaatggccattgatgtagtacctgcactcctttgaagtttagtcctatgcccgtgatagctgttgacctggttgttgcactaattggcacgctgcattcttgcctggctcaccccaagaattctcactgtagctgtaactaggtacaccagggacctcttctcaatctctccgaccagcagcaacaggactcgttggtgagacacgttttggaagagggggatggggtgagccagaagtgcacggattaactactgaccaGGCTAGTCAGTTGGTCACCAGTccacagcttcttgatgaatgcggtcgacactacggtcgaagagatcacctcgcttcacctttccagacaggtgaagagcttgatgcgcatggtaatccattgggggtgccatatcgggacttaaggacagggcaatatattgttgcagggagtgcagaggaggcaggattttgtactaaatacttagagaaatcttgctgctctaagggagtttatatatacaacaatcctacctaatctggcttgctaaaaattaatatttaaaatgattaattagcaatgaactggtacgatgggcatacatcttaaaattaacaaaccttaattggtattgagaaatataagatgcattaatttagcattattggaatttgtatcaaaaaggcagtttatgaatttaatctcgacccatgtagttaaggaaagaaccaacatacgccggggttaccactaaggccatctgttgtgcgtatctacgctgtgacgtcacgagcttggcgtgcgccactgtcaacaagtttagattagtcttccctatatttcgttaaagaaaactagatgtaggagagaattttaaggggtagctatagtattagtagaagagagctaaaaatacgattaaaagaagaagagtgaagaaaattcttcacaccctggggataaaggggagaaaaagggagaggggttagttccggcaaatgtgattcaactacttgttagtatgagtgagataaggatactggctgaatgaagagtgaagttgttcttcacatcaacgtccgtttaaagttaacaaaacgctgtcaacgttaattgaaatcaattgaatcaaaagttatgctttcacgcaaatttggggaaaattgaaccacgcaggcaatgcttcacggaagcgctaagttaagcatatgatcagttttaactttaaacgtacgatgcaataataatagaacgattaaaagtact
This genomic window contains:
- the LOC137632640 gene encoding uncharacterized protein translates to METYDKEEVYVCISDVTPGYLYDKATQKYLPRDDGFSCEIKESPVRFEIKIDRLSTLLELSKREVKSQWMHDFLNENPTDAILLKGNKILEKVGIDIPPHESKHTVTSVVHKSYSDMLLTFKRELKAECIDKFKAYFQDVLKGSSECFIPHDILENSSKAFIYTNTSSDRDEVTPSKHSFEEFCRILSESNVSSIPMTAYISGPASSLVTTSVRRLEGLMQVQTSVTAYQRNRDIEFNTQLSFKTVNVADVHKSKVDEPPSTTYPGNNVPVEGKLENERQEMHAQWVRPKSSDAELIRPNTTSIVARNKVCSPKMDVTSEESHTKDIKLTGNCSLKGEIESQRTYSQVTEGSLGPKKTLGDSENVLNVKRSVSEENDKELKRSDEKKADEIEVVSENTSHKYVVLGHNEYNEGTVQEKHYKHRVADNLDQMQNGKVNNYLQGTADSEQQAQDYSTRKRQQISNRNSSSNPLKRPNSDVPDEPQGSKYTEEKVHRNENLHKNRKEKCEQHPEIAQETLKKSTYLSPTKTTIDPCGIEQKFYGEINEKVSPKSIIFLGASGSGKTMLINFIANYYMGKKKADDALIHVETTSQTTGITAYTFYSSESETALTVIDTPGLNDSSGAEVRDHVQTLKTFLANVSSKGFDIHAIGFVVQAHLVRLTSSERLVMDYVSTIFGQRVSEHLLTLVTFADNQDTPPVIEAMANYGVKFKLFMKFNNSTLSNNEADEIDDLDRAYWKVCWKNWKKCLKTLNALPPLSVNTMKAVQNEVFANTVNESAEKELSGELYNFMSACKKENGISKTSLQICEQIWELVAVSHQVKHKQLAGAVSRNDILINFAVDVCKKLSIPSDRYIYLLSLAPTGSLVISGSEIIRTMELLVKKGQSDSERVCKSLAEWSYCTICKKEHRMEMYEKNRVQKKIQGNILCLKCKQCSCEGEYHHEIPIQSPFSQNTLLKHTMKCIRDILERYSLPGFIVPEKVFLKHLDEHLEYRYSHFIQELLKM